ATCAGCAGCTGGACCCGTCAGGAGGATCGTTCACTGCCCCTGCGCGGCAAAATCAGCGGGGCTTACATCACCAGCTCACTAGCGAAGTCGGAGGCTGTCGCCAGTGGATTTGACGAAGCTCTGCTGATGAACACTCGCGGCAAGGTGAGCGAGGCCAGTGGTATGAACCTGTTCATCGTGCGTGACGGCCAGCTGATCACCCCTGGCGTAGACCAGGACATTCTTGAGGGGATCACGCGGGCCAGCGTGATTGAACTGGCCAAGGGCATGGGTATTGATGTGATCGAGCGACCTGTTGATAAGACCGAGCTGTTCATTGCTGATGAAGTGTTCCTGACAGGAACTGCTGCCAAGATCACTCCGATCCGTCAACTTGAAACAACGGTTCTCTCCCAACAGAGACCGCTGATGGAAGCACTTCGATCCAAGCTGGTCGCCATCACGGAGGGCCGTGATGAGCAGTACGCGCACTGGATTACCCGTATTGAACTCGAGAGCTGAACCTAGAGTCGTCTGTGGCTCTGGCTTCAGAGGGGGGATCTGACGCCCGGCATTTCTTAGAATGAATTCACCGATCCAG
Above is a window of Synechococcus sp. BIOS-U3-1 DNA encoding:
- a CDS encoding branched-chain amino acid transaminase produces the protein MHQFLPYAWFQGRCVPFEEAKVSVATHALHYGTGAFGGMRAIPDPIKPGGMLLFRADRHARRLSQSAHLLMAELSEETVMEALTAMLHVNKPTKPIYLRPFVYTSDLGIAPRLHNIETDFLIYGLELGDYLSPDGVSCRISSWTRQEDRSLPLRGKISGAYITSSLAKSEAVASGFDEALLMNTRGKVSEASGMNLFIVRDGQLITPGVDQDILEGITRASVIELAKGMGIDVIERPVDKTELFIADEVFLTGTAAKITPIRQLETTVLSQQRPLMEALRSKLVAITEGRDEQYAHWITRIELES